CTAGGATTCCGCTGTTTTATGAGTTGAGAAAGTTGTCAAAGTCAACATCTCTCGAGCAGGGTTTGGCGCAGACGTTGACTGACTATGACTTAAAGGTCGATGAGGAGGTTTTTTCCTACTTGGCTTCGTCGGGTCGGATGGTCTTACTGCTTGATGGCTTTGATGAGCTAGATTCTGATGTGATCAAATCGACCACGTTAGAGATTGATCGGCTTGTTGTTCGGTTTCCGGAGTTGCAGATTATCGTTTCGTCCAGGCCGGGGAATGAGATCCAAAAATTGAGCTCGTTTGAGATAGTTAATATCTCAAGTTTGAGAGAGACGGACTATGGTCCGTTTCTTCGGAAGTTGGGCCTTAAGTCTGATAGGGTTTTTGATATTGTAGAGGCCATTAAAGATAGCCCGGCTAAGGTTTCCGAGCTAATCAATACACCTTTGATGTTGACTCTGGTTGTTATGGTTTACCAGTCGGAGAGTCAAATACCATCGGAGCTTCCGGAGTTTTTTGATAAGCTTTTCTATACTGTTTTTACACGGCATGACAAATTGAAGCCGGCTTTCTTTCGTCAGCATTATTCAGGGCTTTCCGAGAATAAGCTAAGAAGTCTTTTTGAGGCGTTTTGCTTCATGTGTATTCAGTTTGGGAATGGCAGGACTCTTAAGCCTCGTGAGTTTAGTGAAGCGTTTAATTATGCTTTGGAATGCACGAGCGGTTCTGCTTGCTCTGAGGATGGTTTCAGGAAGGACTTAGTAAAAGTCTCATGTCTTATGCTTGAAGAAGGTTTTGATCAAGTTACTTTTTTGCATAAGAGTATCGCTGAGTACTATGCTGCTGCTTTCGTCAAAGAGTCGGATGATGGGTTTGCTGAGCGGTTCTATTGTGAAGCGTCCGAAGAATGGAATCAGTGGCAAGAATGCCTAAATTTCTTAAGGGTTATTGATTCTGCTCGTTTTGCTAAGTTTTATGATTTGAAAAATCTGGGTGAGCCTATAGCTCTGCTGAAGCAACTCATTTCCTTTAAATCGGGGAGGGAGTGTTACGAGATTTTGCCTGATTGGCTTAGAGCGCTTCGTGTATTTTATCGTCGGGTAGGCCCTGATGAGGGCTATTATGTTTCGTCTTTTGGGAATTGGACTCTTCCCGATAATATGTACTCCGCTAAGATTGGGGGAGTGCTGTCCGATTCTATTTTTAAGACGTCGGAGAATGATCTTTCTGTTGAAGATATCAAACAAATGCGGGAGGATGGCCACCACATTGCACAGATTAGTGAGTTTGAGTTGGAGATCGGTATAGCTTCTGTTATTACTTTGTGGGGTGGGGAAGTTATTAGAGAGGATGCAAAAAACCTTCTACGGGATTTTGAAGGAAGGCTGAGTGCAGCTGAGACGCTTGCACAGAAGATGGCCAAGAAGCCCTTGATATTTGACAGAAAGAACTCGGCTAAAACCTGATCGCCCTGGCTGGTTAGGTGGGCCGTCGACACTTTTTCGACACCTTCCCGCCCCCCAAAAACGCAAAACCCCCGAAACGCTAGGCATTTCAGGGGCTTGGCAGGGGATTCTGGAGCGGGCGAAGGGAATCGAACCCTCGTCATGAGCTTGGGAAGCTCAGGTAATGCCATTATACGACGCCCGCTTGGGGGTGCCTTTTTACCAGAAGGCGGAGGCTTAGTGAAGCCTTGGTCGGCGAAGTGCACTGGCGGCGCGGACTGGATGGGGTGCCGCGCGCAATGAAAAACCGGGGACGGTGGGTGGTGTCCGGCCCCCGGTGTCCTGCGCTGGGTGCATCAGCCCACCATGGCGGCGATCGGTACGCCCTGGTTGTTGGGCAGGTACGACGGGGTGAGCATGGGCTTGCGCTGGGGTTGGAGGAAGGCGAGGAGGTGGTCCCGGGTTTCCTGCCAGGCCTGCTTGTGTTCCACGTCGATGAAGTGGCCGGCGTTGCGGATGGTGCGAAACTCGCAATCGCGGATCAGTTGCTGGAACAGACGCGCTTCGGCCGGGGTGGTGTAGATGTCCAGCTCGCCGTTGAGGAACAACAACGGGATGTCGATGGCCGAGAAGTTCTCCATGTAGCTTTCCGCGCTGAGCTGGAGCACTTGGCAGATGTGGAAGTGCATCTGCTGGTATTCGTGCTCGTCGAGGCTGCTGACGTGGCGGAAGTTGTAGCGCTTGAACAACTGCGGCAGGTAGCGGCCGATGGTGTCGTTGACTAGGTTGCCGACGTTGGGACGGTCGCAGGCGGAGAGGTAATCCAGCCCGCGGTGCAGGTAGTCGAGCATGGCGGCGTTGAGCAGCGGCGAGAAGGAGTTGATGACCGCCTTCTGGATGCGTGCCGGGCGCTGGGCCAGGGCCAGCAGCGTGGCAACGCCGCCCCAGGAGAAGGACATCACCACGTCGGCCTGGTAGTGCTCGATCAGTTCCAGCAGCAGGGCTGCCTCGTACTCCTTGGTGATCGGCTCGCGGCAGTCGTTGTGGGGCTTGGACTGGCCGGCGTACGGCTGGTCGTAGCAGACCACGTTGAAGTGTGGCTGCAGGTATTTCACCGTTTGCGCGAAGGAGGCGGTGGTCGCCAGCGAGCCGTTGACCAGGATGATGGTCTGGCGCGCTTCCCTGTTGGCGTGGAACTCCGTGTGTACCCGGTGTTGCTGAATCTCGACGACGGCGGTTTCCGGCCTCATGTCGTTTTCCTCCAGACGCAGGTCATAGGACGCACCCACGATCGGATGCGAAGAAAGTACCCAGGCAGAGGAAAGCGCCTTGACGTGACAGCTTCGTGTCACACGGCGAAAGTTAATATTTTCTTAATTTTCAATCGATTACGGCGCCAAAAGGTGTCGTTCCGGCACTGTTTCCAGCGCGGAATGACGGCTCTTGACCAGGCAGGGAAGGGGCGGCGTGGGGAACGGCTGCCGCGATGAAGCGTTCTTGGACGTAGTGCGTGACTCGCTGGTCACGCTTGGGCCAGAGTTAAGCAGGCGAGGTCGCGGCGTGCAACCGCCTGTGGGTGATTGTTCGGAGCTGTCGGGAGGTATTCCGACGAAGTGACATTTCTCCGCGCGATAGACCGGCGCTTTGGAGAAGGCCGATTACACTCTTTGTGTTAGTCACTTCTTCCTGCCGCAGATGAGCGAATTTGGCGTGCTCCTCTTAAGGCCGACACCGCGGACGGAGCGGGTCAATGGCACTCAACCCCATGCTGCGCACTCTGCAGGTCTTGCCGGCTGCCTGGCTGTGTGCGGTAGCTATGGCCGCCGATCGCTATGGCTGCGAAGCGCCGATCCGTGTCGCCTATACCCGCAATCTGGTGTTCTTCCACGATGATGGTGGCATCGATTTTGACCTGATCGCCGAGCTGGCGCGGCGCAGCGGCTGCCAGTTCGAGGCGACGGTACGGCCGCGCGAGGATATCTGGCGGATGCTGGAAAGTGGCGACCTGGAGATGGGCACCAGCGGGGTCGCCACGCCGCAGCGGCGCACCTTCACTTACCTGCTGCCGTACGTTTACCTGCGCAACAAGCTGATCGTGCCGGCCGAGCTGGGCCAGCTGTCGTCACTGGACGATTTCCACGACATGCCCGGCGCGCGGATCGGCGTGATCGCCGGCTACCGCCACGGCCCCTCCATCGACGCCATGCTGCGCACCCTCAAGGGCGAGGGACGGGTGGTCGAGTTCCACGATGACGCCACACGCTTCACCGCTCTGCTCAACGGTAATGTGGAAGGGGTGATCGGCCATGAGCTGAACCTGGAGGGCGCCGTCACCGATCGTCGGGAGCGCGCGCGGTTCCGGGTGGTGGATGTCATGAGCGGTCCAGCCACGCCGCACCACCTGATGCTCTCGCGCAAGCGCTTCACCCCGGCGCAGAGCGCCGAATGGCTGCGGTTGATCGAGACGCTGTGGCTGGACGGCAGCCTGGCCAGGATCATTCGACGCAACACGTCGTCGGTCATGGCGACAGAACTTCTCGATAGCGGATATCGCTACGGCTCAACGGACAGAGGCTGGTGATGATGAACGCATTCAAACGAGGCATTCCGCTGCAGTTGCTGGTGGCCGGGGCCATCATCCTCAGCATGCTGGCGCTGGCGGGGGCGTTGCTGATACAGGGCTACCGGGGCGTGGAAGGGGCGCTGGTGGCGGCGGCGGGCGAGTCGGCCAGCCAGTTGGGGGCGACCATCAACGAGCGCATCCGCCGGTTGATCGATCCGGCGGAAAGCGCGTTGCGGCTGATGACCCACGATCCCATTTCGCAGACCGACAACCTGCCGGCGCGCCTGGATCGCTTGCCGATGCTGGTCGAGAACCTGCGCGCCAACCGCACCTTGAGCGCGGTGTACATCGGATACCCGAACGGCGAGTTCATGCTGATCCGCGCGCTGCGCGTGCCCGAGGTACGCCGCAGCCTGCAGGCGCCGGATCAGTCGAAGTACCTGGTGCAGAGCCTGACCCTGGACGACCAGAGCACGCTGCGGGGCGAGTGGCGCTTCTACGACAGCGAACTGCGGCTGCTGCGGGTGCAGGAGCGGCCGGACTACCGGTTCGATCCACGGCAGCGCCCGTGGTACCTCGAGTCGCTCAACACCGGCAAGACGGTGCTGACCCAGCCCTATGTGTTCTTCACCACCCGCGAGATCGGCCTGACCCTGGCGCACCGCAGCGTCGATGGCGCGGCGGTGATCGGCATGGACGCCTCGGTCAACGACCTCGGCGGCGAGATGGGTGACCTGCGCCAGACGGCCCACACGGAGCTGGCGGTGGTGGATGGCAAGGGCACGGTGATTGCCTATCCGGATCTCTCGAAGCTGATGATCCATCGTGGCGACGAGCTGCGCCTGGCGACCCTGGATGAGCTGGGCGTGCCCAGCCTGACCCGGCTCAACGTCGCCTCGATACCGGCAGGCACGCCCCAGGCCTATGACGTCGGGGGGCAGAGTTGGTACGGCATCTGGGTGCCGCTGTCGAACTTCACCAGCAGCGAGGTGCGTGTGCTGATCGCCATCCCGGCCGTCGAGCTGCTGGCCGGCGCCCGTCAACTGTTGTTCAACCAGGCGCTGTGGAGCGGGGCGTTGCTGCTGGTGCTGCTGCTGATCGGCTGGTACCTGGGGCGGCGCATCGCCCGTCCGCTGACGGCGCTGGCCGACCAGGTGGGCGCCTTGGCGGCGTTCGATTTCGCCCGGCCGGTGGGGGTGGAGTCGAAGATCGCCGAAGTGCGTGACCTGAGCAGCGTGATGGGCAGCATGTCGCGCACCATCCACAACTTCCAGGCCATCACCCTGACGCTGAGCCGCGAAACGCGCCTGGAGAGCATGCTCGACGGCGTGCTCTCGCGCCTGGTGGAGGCCACCGGCGTCATGGGTGGCGCCGTGTACCTGCTGGAGGACCAGGACTGCCGACTGCGCCTGGCCTGCGCGGTCAACGGAAAGCAGTACCCGCAGTCGATGCTCATCGAGGGTTTCACCGAGGCGCAACTGGCCGAGCGGGTGGATCAGGCGCTGGCCAACCGCGGGCAGTACCTGGAGGTGTCGCTGCGCAATCGCAGCGACGACCTGCTGGGCATTCTCGTCCTGCAACTGGCCGAGGAGGGCGCCGCCAGCCGCCAACCGCGCAAACCGTTCAAGCAGTTCGTCGAGGAGCTTTCCGGCGCCGCCGCGGTGGCCATCGAGACCCGTCAGTTGATCGAGGCCCAGCAGCGTTTGCTGGACGCCATCATCAAGCTGCTGGCCGACGCGATCGACGCCAAGAGCCCCTACACCGGCGGCCACTGCGAACGCGTGCCGCAACTGGCGGACCTGCTGCTGCAGAAGGTGATCGACGCCCGCGACGGCGAGTACGCCAGCTTCACCATGAGCGATGTGGAGCGCTACGAGTTCCAGATCGCCGCCTGGCTGCACGATTGCGGCAAGATCACCAGCCCCGAGTACGTGGTGGACAAGGCCACCAAGCTGGAGACGCTGTACAACCGCCTGCACGAGGTCCGCACGCGTTTCGAGGTGGTCTGGCGCGACATCGAGCTCGATTACTGGCGCGGCATGGCCGCGGGCAACGATATCGGCCTGCTGGCGGCGCGGCGGGACGCGCTGCATGAGGCCTTGCGCGAGGACTACGCCTTCGTCGCCCAGGCCAACATCGGCGGCGAGTTCATGAAGGACGAGGACATCGAGCGCCTGAAACGCATCGGCGAGCGCCGCTGGCTACGTTACTTCGACGACCGCCTGGGCATTTCCCGCGATGAACTGGAGCGCCTGGAAGGCCGCCCGGAACCGACCTTGCCGGTGGAAGAGTTCCTGCTCGCGGACAAACCCGAGCACCGCGTGCCCTGGGGCGAGCGCAAGCCGCCGGTGGACAAGGACGACCCGCGCAACGTCTGGGGCTTCGACATGCGCCTGCCGCCCTGCGCGAGCAACCACGGCGAGCTGTACAACCTGGGCGTACGGCGCGGCACGCTCAACGAGGAAGAGCGCTTCAAGATCAACGAGCACATCGTCCAGACGCTGATGATGCTGACGACCCTGCCGCTGCCGCGTCACCTGCGCCGGGTGCCGACCATTGCCGCCAACCACCATGAGAAGATGGATGGCACCGGCTACCCGCGCAAACTGTCGCGGGAGCAGATGAGCATTCCCGAACGGGTCATGGCGATCGCCGATATCTTCGAGGCGCTGACCGCCGCCGACCGCCCCTACAAGGCGCCGAAGACCCTGTCGGAGTCGCTGAAGATCCTGGCTTTCATGGCCCGCGACCAGCATATCGACGGGGAGCTGTTCCGGGTGTTCCTGATCCAGGGGGTGTACCTGGAGTACGGCGAGCGCTTCCTGCGGCCCGAGCAGATGGATGCGGTGGACGTGCGGGCGATGCTGGATGTGCTGGAGGGAGTGAAGGCGTAACGCGGGTCCCTGTATTCCGCCGGGCTGCTGCTCTTGTAGGGGGAATCACCCCAGCCTTCTCCCGCGTGAGAAGCGGGAGAGGGCTGGGGTGAGTGGCCTTTGATCTAGCGAACAGCCTCGCAGCGGGGGTTGTTCGCGAGCCAGCTCGCTCTTACGAAGAGCCGGCGCCGCGCGCGACGGTGTTCCGCACGTGCCCCTCAGCGGTTGGCGAGGTTCTGCGCGTAACGGGTGTTGCGCGGGGTCTTCGCCACGGTGCAGCTTTGGCCGGCGAGGAACTGCGAGTTCTTCAGCCATTCCTGCTGGGGGTAGTAGGCGAACACGTAGCTGCCGTTCTTCACCGTGTCGATCAGCTTCTGCGCCACCTGCGGGCGCACCGCCGGGCAGCCCAGGCTGCGGCCGAGACGGCCGAGGCCGGGGACGACCTTGGGATCGGCGTAGGCGGCGGCATGCATGACGATGGCGCGCTCTTCGCTGTTGTCGTTGAAGCCCGGTTCCAGCCCCAGCAGGCGCAGCGAGCGGCCGTGCTTGCCGCTGTAGGTCTGGCCGGTCTGGTAGAGACCGATGGAGGACTGGTTGCTCTCGGGACGGTTGGAGAACGAGGTGGCCAAGTCAGCGCCACTTTTCTTGCCGTGGGCGACCCATTCCTCGAACAGCAGCTTGCGCTGCTTGAGATCGAAGACCCACAGGCGCTTGTCGCGCGAGGGCTTGGAGTAGTCGATGACGGTCAGCAACTGGTTGTCGCCGCCCAACTGGGTGCTGGCGCACTGCAGGGCGTTGAGCGCCAGGCGCAGCGTTTCGGTAGTGGTGGCGGGGGCGAGGCGGTGCAGTTCCTCGGCCGTCGGCAGGCGGGCGGCGGACGCAGGTTGCCAGCTACCGAACGCGAAGAGCGCGGTGCTGGCGACAGTGATCCGGAAGATCCCCCGTAACTTCGAAAAAGTCAGCATGAATACAACATTCCCGTTGAATCGATATGGTTTTTTCTGGGAAACGCCGCATTGTGCGCGATTTTTGACCAGTGGTGTGGTTGTTTTTTAAGCATTTTCGAACCCGCCCGTCGGTAAATACGCAGGTTTGGCGCTGCGGAACCTTGTCTGGCGCAGGAACGCCAGGCTGCGAATCTTTCCTGGCGTCATCGCCTGTGCACACGCTGTTTCGAAGTCTTTCGGCCGGCGCGGCAGGGCGATGAGTGCCGTTGATCCGGACGCCGGCACATGGCCAGGGTTGCCCGATTGCCGCAGGGCGCAGGTGGGCGCGCGGGTGCCGCCGATGGGCGATAGGGGGGAATCCGGAACGGCGCGGGGCAGGTGGTGCGCCGCGCCATGACGTCAGTTGACCGGCTGGTTCTTGACCGGCTTCTGTTCCGCCTGCCGGTCGTTGGTAGTGATCACCGTGAAGTCCGGGTTGCTGCGCATGGCGCGCGTGGACGGCAGGTCGGTGATGATCAGGGTGCTGCCGACATCCATGCTCGTCAGCAGGCTGCGCAGGAACTCGCGGTCCATGCTGAACTTGCCCAGTTGCTCGGCGGGTGTCAGGCCTTTCTGCGGGTCGCTGACCTGCACGGTGGTCCAGCGCAGGTTGGGGCTCTGGCTGTCGATTTCGCTCTGGGTCGGCTTCTCCATCAGCGAGAAGGCGGCGACGCCGGTTTTTTCCTCGGGATGCTCGAAGGCCACCGGGGCGGTACCGATCTGCAGGCCGCCGCGGTAGACATAGGCGCGGCGGTCGGCGCGGCTGATCAGCACGGAGAGCGGGCCTTTCTCCACCCCCGGATCGCTCCAGAACGGCACCACCATGCCACTGTCGTCGTGCGGGCCGGCGGGGCGTCCCTCACTGACGATGGGGGCGAGCAGGCCGGGGTGATAGACCTCCACGGGCGAGCTCTTGGCGTCGGAGATGATCACGGTGGTGGAGCTGAAGCCGGTGACTTCGTAGAGCTTCTTGGCGAAGGCCATCGGCAGGCGGATGCAGCCGTGGGAGGCCGGGTAGCCGGGGAGATTGCCGGCGTGCAGGGCGATGCCGTCCCAGGTCAGGCGCTGCATGTAGGGCATGGGCGCGCTGTTGTAGAGGTCGGAGTGGTACTCGACTTTCTTCTGCAGGATGGAGAACACGCCGGTGGGGGTTTCCTTGCCCTTCTTGCCGGTGCTGACCGTGGCCACGCCGATGGCGATGCCGTTGCGGTACACGTAGGCGCGTTGCTCGGTGAGGCTGACCACCAGCGTTACCGGGCCGGCCGGGGAAATCTCCGGGTACCAGAGGTACTGGCCGGGCTTGAGCGTCTTCAGCGCTGCCTGCAGGTCGGACAGCGGCGAGGGCTTGCTCGGGGTTGCGATGGCGACACTGGCGCTCAGGGCGAGCAGCAGGGCGACCGACAGTTTCTTCATCACCTTTCCTTGGGACGCGGATTTGACTGGAGCTTAGCCAAGCCGCAGCGACGGCTGCAAACCGCCGGGCTGAACGGTGCGCGGGGGGAATTGGCAGAGTGTGGGGCAGGCCTCGGCGCGAAGTGCTTTTCATGTAGGAGCGAACTTGCTCGCGAACAGAATCAGCCGGCAGCTCCAATGCCTGGAGGTTCGCGAGCAAGCTCGCTCCTGCAAGTACCCGATCACCCCAGCTCCGTGATCTCCTGCGCCGTCAGCGCGCGATACTGGCCGGGTTGCAATGCCGGATCGAGCACGAGGCTGCCCATGCTCTCGCGGTGCAGGCGGGTCACCTTGTTCTGGAAGTGGCCGAACATGCGCTTGACCTGGTGGTAGCGGCCTTCGTGCAGGGTCAGGCGCGCGGCGCGGGTGTCGAGGATTTCCAGCTGAGCGGGCAGGGTGGTGAGGTCTTCGAAGGCGAAGTACAGGCCTTGCTCGAAGGCCTGCGCGTAGTGCGCTTCGATCGGGTCCTGGGTCTCGACGTAATAGACCTTGGGCAGCTTGCGCCCCGGCAGGGTCATGCGTCGCGACCACTGGCCGTCGTTGGTGATCAGCAGCAGGCCGGTGGTGTTGTAGTCCAGGCGGCCGCCGATGTGCAGTTCGTGCTTGTCCGGCTCGTCCAGCAGGTCGAGCACGGTGCGGTGCTCGGCGTCGCGGGTGGCGCTGACACAGCCGGCGGGCTTGTGCATCATGACGTAGCGCGCCGGCTTGCCGGCCTGTAGCAGGTCGTCGTCCAGTTCCACGCGGGAGAACTCGCGCACCTCGTGGCGACCCTCGCGCACCACCTGGCCATCCACGCGCAGGCGGCCTTCGGCGAGCAGTTGACGGGCCTGCTGGCGGTTCAGGTGGGGCAGGTTGGCGATGAAGCGGTCCAGGCGCATCAGACGTTCTCGTCGCCCTTCAGCCCGGCGGCGCAGCGAGGGCAGAGGCAGGCGCGGTCGACGGATTCGGGCGGGATGCGCTCCAGCGCGGTGCGCTCGATGGGCGTGCTGAAGCACCAGCAGTCCTGGCCTTCCAGTGCCGGGTCGGCCTGGCTGCAACGGTTGGACTGGCCGCAGAGTGGGCAGCGGCTGGGATCGGGGGTGACGTCGTTCATGGCCGGTCAGGGCGAGCAATGGCGGTGAGGCGGGCGCACAGGGTGCAGCGCCGCCCCGTATCGCGCAAGCGGATTCGGATCGGCGCGGCGGGCGTCGGTCAGGGCATGTCGATGCGCTCGATCCAGGGTTCCAGGCGCCGGCCGAAGGCGACTTCGGCAATGAACGGCTGGGCGCGGCCGTCCGCCGCCCGGTGGGGTTGCGTGGTGATCCGGTCCAGGCGCTCGCGCCATTGGTACGGCACGTTGATGCTGTCGGTGCCGATGGCGCTGGCGGTGCCGCCGAGCGTCCAGATGTGCTGGTAGTAGTTGGAGACGGGGCGCACGCGGCCGTGGACGATCAGGTAGCGCTGGCGATCGGGGTACTGGGCGCGCAGGGCCTTGAGGTCCAGCCCGACGTCCTTGAGCAACAGGCGCGTGTCGGTCTTCTCCTCGCTGTCCAGTTCGCGGCGGATGAAGTCTCGCTCATCGGCGAGGCGGGCATTCTGCGGGGCGGCGTCGGCGGCTTGGCGAGCCTCGTCGAGGCGCTTGCGCGTCAGCTGCACTTCGCGCTGGTACAGCGGGCCGTCCAGTTCCAGCACCAGCAGGGCATCGCGCGATTGCTGGCGGCTGAAGCGCGGAGCGCTGTCGTCGTCCACCTGCGCGGGCATGGCGAAGCCCAGCCTGGCCATCTTCTGCGCGTCGATGGCCGGCAGCCAGCCACGGTTGTGCCGCGTGCCCTCATCCCGGGTGGGCGTGCGCCAGCGCAGGCGCAGGCTCAGGCCGCTGTTCTCGTTGTGCCAGGAACTGTTGCGATCCAGCTCGCGCTGGGTGAGGGGGAGCCGGCTGTCCGGCTCGCCCGAGCGGTTCCAGGCCACGCCGCCGAGCGCCACGGCGTTGACCAGCAGGATCAGCCCGACGCCGCCGAGCAGCGCATGGGTGCGGGTCCAGTTCATGGACGGTTCCCTCCCAGCAGGCCGTGGGCGCTGCGCAGGCGGCGCAGTACCAGCAGGATCAGCACCGCGCACAGGCCGAGCACGAGGAAGAACAGATACTTGGGCATCACCTCCCACCACCAGTCGAAGAACTTGGTGTAGAGGAACACCACGAAGAAGGTCAGCCCGGTATTCACCACCTCCGGCCATTCGCGGCGTGCGCCGAGCCAGATGACCAGCCCCGAGGCGACGAAGCCGAGCACCTGGTAGAGGTTTTCCACCGTGCCGGAACCCAGCGCCAGGTAGCTGCCGCCGCCCCAGTTGGCCAGCACCAGCATCGGCAGGAACAGCCCGAGCAGGCCGAACACCCGGTAGATCGCGGCGAAGCCGTCGAAGCGTCCCTGGCCGATGAATGATGGTACGAGGAAGATCAGCAGGGCGGCGGGGAAGAAGTTTTCCGGGCGCTCGCCCACGTCCAGCCAGTACACGCCGCTCCAGGTGCCGACCCGCGCGGCGACGTAGCCCATCACGCAGATCAGCGCGGCGGCCAGCAGCAGGCGGGCGTTGCAGGTGTAGGCCAGCAGCAGGGCGTAGGCGGCCCAGGGCAGCAGGGCCTTGTCCGAGGGCGTGATGTTGAAGATCTGCCCGACCATCACCACGTTCAGCACCAGGCAGGCGAAGGCCAGCATGGCGCCGAGCCTGGCGAAATAGCCGGAGGCGTCGCGGCGCTGCAGGACGAGGGTGAGCAGCAGGCTGCCAAGGGACGCGGCGATGAGGATGAGTACCTGGGCGGTTTCCGCGAA
This Pseudomonas sp. ATCC 13867 DNA region includes the following protein-coding sequences:
- a CDS encoding DUF2157 domain-containing protein — protein: MPELSHQQAQRRVDDILAFERELQRLNDEGALALDAAQRERLRDHQHRLLADYRARFDIDRDSQDHRLSLGMRIASFLGALALAASLFFLFYQFWGLFAETAQVLILIAASLGSLLLTLVLQRRDASGYFARLGAMLAFACLVLNVVMVGQIFNITPSDKALLPWAAYALLLAYTCNARLLLAAALICVMGYVAARVGTWSGVYWLDVGERPENFFPAALLIFLVPSFIGQGRFDGFAAIYRVFGLLGLFLPMLVLANWGGGSYLALGSGTVENLYQVLGFVASGLVIWLGARREWPEVVNTGLTFFVVFLYTKFFDWWWEVMPKYLFFLVLGLCAVLILLVLRRLRSAHGLLGGNRP